Proteins from one Oryza sativa Japonica Group chromosome 12, ASM3414082v1 genomic window:
- the LOC9270537 gene encoding pentatricopeptide repeat-containing protein At3g29230 — translation MPAPPPLPALLTGLARRGATSPAAAAARQLHAHLLIRGLPLPARAAVALVASSSSPRHARAVFDSVPAASANVYLWTATISAYARHASSSSSHALEVAGEAVALFALMLWSGPRPNAFTVTSVIKCCSKVRAVHEGLQVHAFLAKAGLGCSSVHVGAALLDLYGNIGLVGDARRVFDEMPVKNVVVGNTMVACNVRAGDMGAAREVFDGMAERDPISWNTLMSGYLHLGDTATVRELFDEMTVRNVNSWNTMIAACSEEGSLADTVKVFNRMRATGFEPDAATMAVLMSACAQLGSLTIAGQVHGLLQKSCVEMNCHVQNSLIDMYAKCGCISQAQFLFTETYPKDTVSYNVMIIAFAQHGHARDALDLFNAMVDSGLQPDAVTFLGVLSACAHAGLVEYGKNYFELMKTTYAVQQSPDHYACVVDLYGRAGLIEEAHCFVKTMPVKPHAGVWGALLNACRKHCHVDVGEIAAKELIRIEPKNPGNYVLLRNTLARGQQWDAVEDVQLSMRRKVIDKTAGCSWVEVDSVVHEFLAGDFYHPKFDEIYTILEHLYMELT, via the coding sequence atgccggcgccgcccccgctcCCTGCGCTCCTGACCGGCCtcgcccgccgcggcgcgacgtccccggcggcggcggcggcgaggcagctgCACGCGCACCTCCTCATCCGCGGCCTCCCGCtgcccgcccgcgccgccgtcgcgctcgtcgcgtcgtcgtcctcgccgcgccACGCCCGCGCCGTCTTCGACAGCGTACCCGCCGCCTCGGCCAACGTGTACCTATGGACGGCCACCATCTCCGCCTACGCGAGgcacgcctcgtcgtcctcctcgcacGCCCTCGAGGTCGCGGGAGAGGCGGTCGCGCTGTTCGCGCTCATGCTCTGGTCGGGCCCGCGGCCGAACGCCTTCACCGTGACCTCCGTGATCAAGTGCTGCTCGAAGGTGCGAGCCGTCCATGAGGGTCTCCAGGTGCACGCGTTCTTGGCGAAGGCCGGGCTGGGCTGCTCCTCCGTGCACGTGGGCGCTGCGTTGCTCGATCTGTACGGGAATATTGGCCTGGTGGGAGATGCAAGgagggtgttcgacgaaatgcccgTGAAGAACGTGGTGGTCGGGAACACTATGGTGGCGTGCAATGTAAGGGCCGGTGATATGGGAGCCGCGCGAGAGGTGTTTGATGGGATGGCAGAGAGGGACCCAATCTCGTGGAATACACTCATGTCCGGTTATCTGCATTTGGGGGATACTGCCACTGTGAGGGAATTGTTTGATGAGATGACAGTGAGGAATGTGAATAGCTGGAACACGATGATTGCCGCATGTTCGGAGGAAGGATCGTTGGCTGATACAGTCAAGGTTTTCAATAGGATGCGTGCGACAGGGTTCGAGCCTGATGCTGCGACGATGGCTGTTTTGATGTCTGCGTGCGCACAGCTTGGTTCTTTGACAATTGCAGGGCAAGTGCATGGACTTTTACAGAAGAGTTGTGTTGAGATGAATTGCCATGTCCAGAATTCGTTGATTGACATGTATGCCAAGTGCGGTTGCATCAGCCAAGCTCAATTCTTGTTTACTGAGACATATCCAAAGGATACAGTGTCTTATAATGTGATGATCATTGCTTTTGCGCAACATGGACATGCAAGAGATGCATTGGATCTTTTCAATGCGATGGTTGACTCTGGGTTGCAACCTGATGCCGTCACATTTCTTGGCGTACTATCAGCTTGTGCTCATGCCGGGCTAGTGGAATACGGAAAGAACTACTTTGAATTGATGAAAACCACATATGCAGTTCAGCAATCCCCAGACCACTACGCTTGTGTGGTTGATCTATATGGTCGAGCTGGGCTCATTGAAGAAGCGCACTGTTTCGTGAAGACAATGCCAGTGAAACCACATGCAGGTGTGTGGGGAGCATTGCTCAATGCCTGCAGGAAGCATTGCCATGTTGATGTCGGTGAGATTGCAGCGAAGGAACTCATCAGGATTGAACCCAAGAATCCTGGCAACTATGTTCTCCTCAGAAACACCCTAGCTCGAGGCCAGCAATGGGATGCTGTTGAGGATGTGCAGCTATCGATGAGGAGAAAGGTTATTGACAAAACAGCAGGGTGCAGCTGGGTTGAAGTGGATAGTGTTGTTCATGAGTTCTTAGCAGGAGACTTCTACCATCCCAAATTTGATGAGATTTATACTATCCTGGAGCACCTGTATATGGAACTGACATAA